From a single Streptomyces sp. NBC_01264 genomic region:
- a CDS encoding DUF5947 family protein, translating into MSAPAPAARGLRRFAGARPPRPETCELCGVAVAEDGHRHLVETERRALVCACTACALLFDRPGSATGRFRAVPDRYLTDPERPLGEGAWEALQIPVGVAFLFRNAALDRLVALYPSPAGATESELDPETWQRVLGAGRLAGLLEPDVEALLLHRAAGDTTCHLVPIDICYELVGRMRMLWQGFDGGAEAREALRLFFERVERRARVLAPDPAEAGRP; encoded by the coding sequence GTGAGCGCGCCGGCCCCGGCCGCGCGCGGCCTGCGCAGGTTCGCCGGCGCCCGGCCACCGCGCCCCGAGACCTGCGAACTGTGCGGGGTGGCCGTCGCCGAGGACGGGCACCGCCACCTCGTGGAGACCGAGCGGCGGGCCCTGGTCTGCGCCTGCACCGCCTGCGCCCTGCTCTTCGACCGGCCCGGGTCGGCCACCGGCCGGTTCCGCGCCGTCCCCGACCGCTACCTCACCGACCCGGAGCGTCCGCTGGGCGAGGGCGCCTGGGAGGCCCTCCAGATCCCCGTCGGGGTGGCCTTCCTCTTCCGCAACGCCGCGCTGGACCGCCTGGTCGCGCTCTACCCGAGCCCCGCCGGGGCCACCGAGAGCGAGCTCGACCCGGAGACCTGGCAGCGGGTGCTCGGCGCCGGACGCCTGGCGGGCCTGCTGGAGCCCGACGTGGAGGCGCTGCTGCTGCACCGCGCGGCCGGCGACACCACCTGCCACCTGGTCCCCATCGACATCTGCTACGAGCTGGTGGGCCGGATGCGGATGCTGTGGCAGGGCTTCGACGGGGGCGCCGAAGCCCGGGAGGCGCTGCGCCTGTTCTTCGAGCGGGTCGAGCGGCGGGCCCGGGTGCTCGCCCCGGACCCGGCGGAAGCGGGGCGGCCGTGA
- a CDS encoding DUF6084 family protein: MTDFGFSCTGVRADPYAAGPTLVFRLRLTASPEVRVHAVALRCQLRVEPAKRRYGPAEADGLADLFGDPSRWGTTLQPVQFAQVPVMVPSFTGETEVDLVVPCSYDMDIAATRYFAALQDGEVPMLMLFSGTAFTGAGGFHVEPVPWDREASYRMPVAVWREMVEQHFPGCGWLRLPADTMADLLAFRSRHALPSWEATVRTLLDRAADPAPAPFRLGTPAPLVIERTAP; this comes from the coding sequence GTGACCGACTTCGGCTTCTCCTGCACCGGGGTGCGCGCGGACCCGTACGCCGCCGGACCCACGCTGGTGTTCCGGCTGCGGCTGACCGCCTCGCCCGAGGTGCGCGTGCACGCCGTCGCCCTGCGCTGCCAGCTCCGCGTGGAGCCCGCCAAGCGGCGCTACGGCCCCGCCGAGGCGGACGGCCTGGCCGACCTGTTCGGCGATCCCTCCCGCTGGGGGACCACGCTTCAGCCGGTGCAGTTCGCGCAGGTCCCGGTCATGGTCCCGAGTTTCACCGGGGAGACCGAGGTGGACCTCGTGGTGCCGTGCAGCTACGACATGGACATCGCGGCGACCCGGTACTTCGCGGCGCTCCAGGACGGTGAGGTCCCGATGCTGATGCTGTTCTCGGGGACCGCCTTCACCGGGGCGGGCGGCTTCCACGTCGAACCGGTGCCCTGGGACCGCGAGGCCTCGTACCGGATGCCCGTGGCCGTCTGGCGGGAGATGGTCGAGCAGCACTTCCCGGGATGCGGCTGGCTGCGACTGCCCGCCGACACCATGGCCGACCTGCTGGCCTTCCGCTCCCGGCACGCCCTCCCCTCGTGGGAGGCCACCGTGCGCACCCTCCTGGACCGGGCGGCCGATCCGGCGCCCGCCCCGTTCCGGCTGGGGACGCCGGCGCCGCTCGTCATCGAGAGGACGGCGCCGTGA
- a CDS encoding hydrogenase maturation protease yields MSGRTLVAGIGNVFLGDDGFGVETLRALSAHPLPQGVEAVDFGVRGVHLAYQLLDGYDTVVLVDATARGGAPGTLYLIEVGEETAAPPGGAALDGHDMSPATVLALLDTLCAGTGAEAPRRVLVLGCEPACVEEGIGLSGPVADAVPQAVRALLDLLGQLDLLGQEETYAPGTHDPNRRELRSTP; encoded by the coding sequence ATGAGCGGCCGCACCCTGGTCGCGGGCATCGGCAACGTCTTCCTCGGTGACGACGGCTTCGGTGTGGAGACCCTGCGGGCCCTGTCGGCGCACCCGCTGCCGCAGGGCGTGGAGGCGGTGGACTTCGGGGTCCGCGGGGTCCACCTCGCCTACCAGTTGCTGGACGGCTACGACACGGTCGTCCTCGTCGACGCCACCGCGCGCGGCGGGGCCCCCGGCACCCTCTACCTGATCGAGGTCGGCGAGGAGACGGCCGCTCCCCCGGGCGGGGCCGCCCTCGACGGCCACGACATGTCGCCCGCCACCGTCCTGGCCCTGCTGGACACCCTGTGCGCCGGTACCGGCGCCGAGGCGCCCCGGCGCGTGCTCGTCCTCGGCTGCGAACCCGCCTGCGTCGAGGAGGGCATCGGGCTGAGCGGGCCGGTGGCCGACGCGGTGCCGCAGGCCGTGCGCGCCCTCCTGGACCTGCTCGGGCAGCTGGACCTGCTCGGGCAGGAGGAAACGTACGCACCCGGGACCCACGACCCGAACCGCCGAGAACTGAGGAGCACCCCATGA
- a CDS encoding DUF6893 family small protein yields the protein MKKVLVGGAAALALVAVLKQVLPDIRRYLRIRGM from the coding sequence ATGAAGAAGGTACTCGTCGGCGGGGCCGCCGCCTTGGCCCTGGTCGCCGTCCTCAAGCAGGTCCTGCCCGACATCAGGCGCTACTTGCGCATCCGCGGCATGTGA
- a CDS encoding hydrogenase maturation nickel metallochaperone HypA produces the protein MHEMSIALAVVGQVEEAAPEAGSTVSRVELQVGELAGVVPDALGFCFELACAGTLLEGAELVVRSVPARARCGACAGDWAVGLPPELCCPRCGSATEVELLSGRELRILTVTWEDARSTEGATVAAPCLAPISEEA, from the coding sequence ATGCACGAGATGTCGATCGCCCTGGCCGTCGTGGGCCAGGTGGAGGAAGCGGCCCCGGAGGCCGGCAGCACCGTGAGCCGAGTGGAGCTCCAGGTGGGCGAGTTGGCCGGGGTGGTCCCGGACGCACTCGGCTTCTGCTTCGAACTGGCCTGCGCCGGAACCCTCCTGGAAGGGGCCGAGCTCGTCGTCCGGTCCGTGCCGGCCCGTGCACGCTGCGGCGCCTGCGCGGGCGACTGGGCCGTGGGGTTGCCTCCCGAACTGTGCTGTCCCCGGTGCGGAAGCGCCACGGAGGTCGAGCTGCTCTCCGGGCGCGAGCTGCGCATCCTCACCGTGACCTGGGAGGACGCGCGGTCCACCGAGGGCGCCACCGTCGCGGCCCCCTGCCTCGCCCCGATCTCAGAGGAGGCCTGA
- the hypB gene encoding hydrogenase nickel incorporation protein HypB: MCRVVDLQQAVLAKNDGAAQALRAELTARGTTVVNMLSSPGSGKTALLERELVLGAERGVAVAALTADLATENDAVRLARSGAPVKQVLTDGLCHLEAVMLGRHLHGWLPEETRLLFVENVGNLVCPASYDLGESLRVVLASVTEGEDKPLKYPTAFGLAQLVVVTKTDIARAVEFDEAAFRANVQQVNPGVEVVLTSARTGEGVGLLLDLAQAVGAGAAAHTPVMAGARAQTPSPGAGGGADGVHGHSHGDSHSHGHHHDGHTHGPGDGHDHDHGPGHGHGHGPEHGQAHAHGHGPEHGQAHGQGHTPLPSGPPAAAQAHTR, encoded by the coding sequence ATGTGCCGAGTGGTCGACCTGCAACAGGCGGTACTCGCCAAGAACGACGGGGCCGCGCAGGCCCTGCGCGCCGAACTCACCGCCCGCGGCACGACGGTGGTCAACATGCTCTCCAGTCCGGGCAGCGGCAAGACCGCGCTGCTGGAGCGGGAACTGGTGCTCGGCGCGGAACGCGGGGTGGCCGTCGCGGCCCTGACCGCGGACCTGGCCACCGAGAACGACGCGGTCCGGCTGGCCCGTTCGGGGGCGCCGGTCAAGCAGGTGCTCACGGACGGGCTCTGTCATCTGGAGGCCGTGATGCTGGGCCGCCACCTGCACGGCTGGCTGCCCGAGGAGACGCGGCTGCTCTTCGTCGAGAACGTCGGCAATCTGGTCTGCCCGGCCTCGTACGACCTCGGGGAGTCGCTGCGCGTGGTCCTCGCGTCCGTGACCGAGGGCGAGGACAAACCGCTGAAGTACCCGACGGCCTTCGGCCTGGCCCAGCTCGTCGTCGTCACCAAGACCGATATCGCGCGGGCCGTCGAGTTCGACGAGGCGGCCTTCCGCGCGAACGTCCAGCAGGTCAACCCGGGGGTGGAGGTGGTGCTCACCTCGGCCCGCACCGGCGAGGGCGTCGGCCTCCTGCTGGACCTGGCGCAGGCGGTCGGAGCGGGAGCCGCGGCGCACACCCCGGTGATGGCCGGCGCCCGCGCGCAGACGCCGAGCCCCGGTGCGGGCGGCGGCGCGGACGGTGTCCATGGGCACAGCCACGGGGACAGCCACAGCCACGGCCACCACCACGACGGCCACACGCACGGGCCGGGGGACGGGCACGATCACGACCACGGGCCCGGGCACGGGCACGGGCACGGCCCGGAGCATGGCCAGGCGCACGCCCATGGACACGGCCCGGAACACGGCCAAGCACACGGCCAGGGGCACACACCGCTGCCGTCCGGTCCCCCAGCGGCAGCGCAAGCGCACACCCGCTGA
- the hypF gene encoding carbamoyltransferase HypF — protein MESVQRRRVTVQGVVQGVGFRPYVYARATGLGLAGHVTNTPEGVVTEVEGAAAAVSAFCERLAADAPPLAVVDAVEHCEVPLVGDAGFTIIASRSGGPARTLVSPDTATCAACLAELADPADRRHRHPFITCTHCGPRFTIVTGLPYDRVHTTMAGFPMCPDCAGEYADPADRRFHAQPVACPACGPRLRLLVAGAGREPYEPAGTDPVAGARRMLARGAILAVKGLGGYHLACDATRPEAVAELRRRKSRGDKPFAVMARDLAEAERLAHLGPEERALLTGSVRPIVLLRRRPGVAGPAEEVAPRSPDLGVMLPYTPLHHLLFGLPGDPPGPALLVMTSGNLAGEPIVTEEDEALERLAGLADGWLTHDRPIHVPCDDSVVRVCDGAELLVRRSRGYAPLPVPLPFPVPATLATGGDLKNALCLGEGRRAWLSAHIGDMDDLATQIAFERAERQLESVTGVAPVLLATDRHPGYRSGRWAARNAAGRPLVRVQHHHAHIASALAEHGLDGGRRVIGVAFDGTGYGDDGAVWGGEVLLADYAGYTRFAHLAYVPLPGGDAAVRRPYRMALSHLRAAGIPWDPDLPCARSCPEEELRVLSRQLELGLNCVATSSMGRLFDSVSSLAGICQHSGYEAQAAMELESAALRAAKGPGPLPYAFALNHPAPGREDPVTADPAPLLASVVADLRAGADPSVIAARFHAAATGLVADLCVLARERHALDTVVLTGGVFANTLLSSSCARALRELGFTVLRHRQVPPNDGGLALGQLVVAAARGVTDPPQRGDAHVLGGTRQSA, from the coding sequence ATGGAGTCCGTGCAGCGCCGCCGGGTCACCGTCCAGGGCGTGGTGCAGGGCGTGGGCTTCCGGCCGTACGTCTACGCCCGCGCCACCGGGCTGGGTCTGGCCGGACACGTCACCAACACCCCGGAGGGAGTGGTGACCGAGGTCGAGGGAGCGGCGGCCGCCGTCTCCGCGTTCTGCGAGCGCCTCGCGGCCGACGCACCGCCGCTGGCCGTGGTGGACGCCGTGGAGCACTGCGAGGTGCCGCTGGTCGGCGACGCCGGATTCACGATCATCGCGTCCCGGAGCGGCGGCCCGGCCCGGACCCTGGTGTCCCCGGACACGGCCACGTGCGCCGCCTGCCTCGCGGAACTGGCGGACCCGGCCGACCGCCGCCACCGGCACCCCTTCATCACGTGCACGCACTGCGGCCCCCGCTTCACGATCGTCACCGGACTGCCCTACGACCGCGTGCACACGACCATGGCCGGCTTCCCCATGTGCCCCGACTGCGCCGGCGAGTACGCCGATCCGGCCGACCGGCGCTTCCACGCCCAGCCCGTCGCCTGCCCCGCCTGCGGTCCCCGGCTGCGGCTGCTGGTCGCCGGCGCCGGGCGCGAGCCGTACGAGCCCGCCGGTACGGATCCGGTCGCCGGGGCACGCCGCATGCTGGCCCGGGGCGCGATCCTGGCGGTCAAGGGGCTCGGCGGCTACCACCTGGCCTGCGACGCCACCCGCCCCGAGGCCGTGGCGGAACTGCGCCGGCGCAAGTCCCGCGGCGACAAGCCGTTCGCCGTGATGGCGCGCGACCTCGCCGAGGCGGAGCGGCTCGCGCACCTCGGCCCCGAGGAACGCGCCCTGCTCACCGGGAGCGTCCGGCCCATCGTGCTGCTCCGCAGGCGGCCCGGGGTCGCCGGACCGGCCGAGGAGGTCGCTCCGCGCAGCCCCGACCTCGGCGTCATGCTCCCGTACACCCCGCTCCACCACCTGCTGTTCGGGCTTCCCGGCGACCCCCCGGGGCCCGCCCTGCTCGTCATGACCAGCGGGAACCTCGCGGGTGAGCCCATCGTCACCGAGGAGGACGAGGCCCTGGAGCGGCTGGCCGGCCTCGCCGACGGCTGGCTCACGCACGACCGGCCCATCCACGTCCCGTGCGACGACTCCGTGGTCCGGGTCTGCGACGGCGCCGAGCTGCTGGTCCGGCGCTCGCGCGGCTACGCGCCGCTGCCGGTGCCGCTGCCGTTCCCGGTCCCCGCCACGCTGGCGACGGGGGGCGACCTGAAGAACGCCCTCTGCCTCGGGGAGGGCCGCCGGGCCTGGCTCTCGGCGCACATCGGCGACATGGACGACCTGGCCACGCAGATCGCCTTCGAGCGGGCCGAACGGCAGCTGGAGTCCGTCACCGGAGTCGCTCCCGTCCTGCTGGCCACCGACCGGCATCCCGGGTACCGGTCGGGCCGGTGGGCGGCCCGCAACGCGGCCGGCCGGCCGCTGGTGCGCGTCCAGCACCATCACGCGCACATCGCGTCCGCGCTGGCCGAACACGGCCTGGACGGCGGCCGCCGGGTGATCGGCGTCGCGTTCGACGGCACCGGCTACGGTGACGACGGCGCGGTGTGGGGCGGCGAGGTGCTCCTCGCCGACTACGCCGGGTACACCCGCTTCGCCCACCTCGCGTACGTGCCGCTGCCGGGCGGTGACGCCGCGGTGCGCCGGCCGTACCGCATGGCCCTGTCGCACCTGCGGGCGGCGGGCATCCCCTGGGATCCGGACCTGCCGTGTGCGCGCAGCTGCCCGGAGGAGGAACTCCGGGTGCTGTCGAGGCAATTGGAGCTCGGCTTGAACTGTGTCGCCACGTCCAGCATGGGGCGGCTCTTCGACAGCGTCTCCTCCCTGGCGGGCATCTGCCAGCACTCCGGGTACGAGGCCCAGGCCGCGATGGAGCTCGAATCCGCCGCGCTGCGGGCGGCGAAGGGCCCGGGGCCGCTCCCCTACGCCTTCGCCCTGAACCATCCGGCACCCGGCCGCGAGGACCCCGTCACCGCCGATCCGGCCCCCTTGCTGGCGTCGGTGGTGGCCGACCTGCGGGCGGGGGCGGACCCGTCCGTGATCGCGGCGCGCTTCCACGCCGCCGCCACCGGACTCGTCGCCGACCTGTGCGTCCTGGCACGCGAACGGCACGCCCTGGACACGGTGGTGCTGACCGGCGGGGTCTTCGCCAACACCCTGTTGTCCTCGTCCTGTGCCCGCGCCCTGCGCGAGCTCGGATTCACCGTACTGCGGCACCGCCAGGTCCCGCCGAACGACGGCGGGCTGGCACTCGGTCAGCTCGTGGTGGCGGCCGCCCGCGGCGTCACCGACCCCCCACAGCGAGGAGACGCCCATGTGCTTGGCGGTACCCGGCAGAGTGCTTGA
- a CDS encoding HypC/HybG/HupF family hydrogenase formation chaperone: MCLAVPGRVLDIADRDGTRMATVDFGGVQKEVCLEYLPDLQVGEYAIVHVGFALQRLDEESAKQTLELFAELGMLQEEFGDPWELAADAADGGEGGPR, encoded by the coding sequence ATGTGCTTGGCGGTACCCGGCAGAGTGCTTGACATCGCGGACAGAGACGGCACCCGGATGGCCACGGTCGACTTCGGCGGCGTGCAGAAGGAGGTGTGCCTGGAGTACCTGCCGGACCTCCAGGTCGGCGAGTACGCCATCGTCCACGTGGGCTTCGCCCTCCAGCGTCTCGACGAGGAGTCCGCCAAGCAGACCCTGGAGTTGTTCGCGGAACTCGGCATGCTCCAGGAGGAGTTCGGCGACCCCTGGGAGCTGGCGGCGGACGCCGCCGACGGTGGCGAGGGAGGGCCGCGGTGA
- the hypD gene encoding hydrogenase formation protein HypD, producing MKYIDEFQDPALARRLLDEIHSTVTRPWALMEVCGGQTHTIIRHGIDQLLPDQVELIHGPGCPVCVTPLEVIDKALEIASRPGVIFCSFGDMLRVPGTGRDLFRVRSEGGDVRVVYSPLDALTVARQNPDREVVFFGIGFETTAPPNAMTVHQAKRLGITNFSLLVSHVRVPPAIEAIMRSPSCRVQGFLAAGHVCSVMGTAEYPELAARYRVPIVVTGFEPLDILEGVRRTVLQLERGEHTVENAYERAVRPEGNPAALAMLEDVFEVTDRAWRGIGIIPDSGWRLSERYREFDAEHRFSVTGITTREPAECRSGEVLQGLIKPHECEAFATLCTPRNPLGATMVSSEGACAAYYLYRRLDLQAAPASPTTPLEASPVG from the coding sequence GTGAAGTACATCGACGAGTTCCAGGATCCCGCACTCGCGCGGCGGCTCCTGGACGAGATCCACTCCACGGTGACCCGCCCCTGGGCGCTGATGGAGGTGTGCGGCGGCCAGACCCACACCATCATTCGGCACGGGATCGATCAACTCCTACCGGATCAGGTCGAGTTGATCCACGGACCGGGGTGTCCCGTCTGTGTCACCCCGCTGGAGGTCATCGACAAGGCGCTGGAGATCGCCTCCCGGCCGGGCGTGATCTTCTGCTCCTTCGGCGACATGCTCCGGGTCCCCGGGACCGGCCGCGACCTGTTCCGCGTCCGCAGCGAGGGCGGTGACGTACGGGTGGTCTACTCTCCGCTCGACGCCCTGACCGTCGCCCGGCAGAACCCGGACCGGGAGGTGGTGTTCTTCGGCATCGGCTTCGAGACCACGGCCCCGCCGAACGCGATGACGGTGCACCAGGCGAAGCGGCTGGGCATCACCAATTTCAGCCTGCTGGTCTCCCACGTACGGGTCCCCCCGGCCATCGAGGCCATCATGCGCTCCCCGAGCTGCCGGGTGCAGGGCTTCCTCGCCGCCGGGCACGTGTGCAGCGTGATGGGGACGGCGGAGTACCCCGAGCTCGCGGCGCGGTACCGGGTGCCGATCGTGGTGACGGGCTTCGAGCCGCTGGACATCCTCGAAGGCGTCCGGCGCACCGTGCTCCAGCTCGAACGGGGCGAGCACACCGTGGAGAACGCGTACGAGCGAGCCGTCCGCCCGGAGGGCAACCCCGCCGCACTCGCCATGCTGGAGGACGTCTTCGAGGTCACGGACCGGGCCTGGCGCGGCATCGGAATCATCCCGGACAGCGGCTGGCGACTGTCCGAGCGCTACCGGGAGTTCGACGCCGAGCACCGCTTCTCGGTCACCGGGATCACCACGCGGGAGCCCGCCGAGTGCCGCAGCGGCGAGGTGCTCCAGGGACTCATCAAGCCGCACGAGTGCGAGGCCTTCGCCACCCTGTGCACGCCGCGCAACCCGCTCGGCGCCACGATGGTCTCCAGCGAGGGCGCCTGCGCCGCGTACTACCTCTACCGCCGGCTAGACCTCCAGGCCGCGCCGGCCTCCCCGACGACGCCGCTGGAGGCGAGCCCCGTTGGCTGA
- the hypE gene encoding hydrogenase expression/formation protein HypE, whose translation MAETAPAETSPAETAPLDITGWTCPAPLRDHPRVVMGHGGGGALSAELVEHLFLPEFGGAALAQLGDSATLTLGGVRLAFSTDSYVVRPLFFPGGCIGDLAVNGTVNDLAMSGAEPAYLSCGFILEEGIEMSVVSRVARAMGEAARAAGVEVVTGDTKVVESGHGDGVYINTAGIGVIPAGVDLRAQRVVPGDVVIVSGEIGLHGVAIMSVREGLEFGVDVESDCAPLGGLVRSMLAVTPDLHVLRDPTRGGLAAALNEIATASGTGVLVHEARVPVPPAVANACSILGLDPFYVANEGKLVAFVPREHAEAVLDAMRAHPLGRGATVIGEAVEAHPGMVVARTRLGGTRVVDLPIGEQLPRIC comes from the coding sequence TTGGCTGAGACCGCACCCGCCGAGACATCACCCGCAGAGACCGCGCCCCTGGACATCACCGGCTGGACCTGCCCGGCGCCGCTGCGCGACCATCCCCGGGTGGTGATGGGCCACGGCGGAGGCGGCGCGCTGTCCGCCGAACTCGTCGAGCACCTCTTCCTCCCGGAGTTCGGCGGCGCCGCCCTCGCCCAGCTCGGGGACTCCGCCACGCTCACCCTCGGGGGCGTGCGGCTGGCCTTCTCCACGGACTCCTACGTCGTGCGTCCGCTGTTCTTCCCGGGCGGCTGCATCGGTGACCTGGCGGTCAACGGCACGGTCAACGACCTGGCCATGTCGGGGGCCGAACCGGCCTACCTCTCCTGCGGGTTCATCCTGGAGGAGGGCATCGAGATGTCCGTCGTCTCTCGGGTCGCCCGCGCGATGGGCGAGGCCGCCCGCGCCGCCGGGGTGGAGGTGGTCACCGGGGACACCAAGGTCGTGGAGAGCGGGCACGGGGACGGCGTCTACATCAACACCGCGGGCATCGGCGTCATCCCGGCGGGGGTGGACCTGCGCGCGCAGCGGGTCGTCCCGGGCGACGTCGTCATCGTCAGCGGTGAGATCGGGCTGCACGGCGTGGCCATCATGAGCGTGCGCGAAGGCCTGGAGTTCGGGGTGGACGTGGAGAGCGACTGCGCTCCGCTGGGAGGCCTCGTACGGAGCATGCTCGCGGTCACCCCGGACCTGCACGTCCTGCGCGACCCCACCCGGGGCGGTCTGGCCGCCGCTCTCAACGAGATCGCCACGGCCTCCGGCACCGGTGTCCTCGTCCACGAGGCCCGGGTGCCGGTGCCCCCGGCCGTCGCCAACGCCTGCTCGATCCTCGGCCTGGACCCGTTCTACGTGGCCAACGAGGGCAAGCTCGTGGCCTTCGTACCGCGCGAGCACGCCGAGGCCGTGCTCGACGCGATGCGGGCGCATCCGCTGGGGCGGGGCGCGACCGTGATCGGCGAGGCCGTGGAGGCCCACCCGGGCATGGTCGTGGCCCGCACCCGGCTGGGCGGCACCCGCGTGGTCGACCTGCCGATCGGTGAGCAACTGCCGCGGATCTGCTGA
- a CDS encoding class II glutamine amidotransferase, with translation MCRWLAYSGSPMLLDTVLYRPEHSLINQSLHARMGVETTNSDGFGLGWYSGNGDGTPAVFRDVAPAWNNRNLRELAAHVRSPLFFAHVRASTGSAVQQTNCHPFRHGRWLWMHNGAIADFPRLQRDLCLAVDPALFPSIEGSTDSEVMFYLAVTFGLDQDVPGAVARMTGLVERLGKEHGVAEPVQMTLAISDGERLWAFRYSSRGASRSLFYSSRADTIRHLHPEVEFLEDISDDSRLVVSEPLGDLPGMWNELPEASYTVIPSDGDQDYLPFFPALD, from the coding sequence ATGTGCCGGTGGCTCGCGTACTCGGGTTCGCCCATGCTGCTCGATACGGTTCTCTACCGGCCCGAGCACTCCCTGATCAACCAGAGCCTGCACGCCAGGATGGGCGTCGAGACGACGAACAGCGACGGCTTCGGCCTCGGCTGGTACAGCGGCAACGGAGACGGCACGCCGGCCGTCTTCCGGGACGTCGCACCGGCCTGGAACAACCGCAACCTGCGCGAGCTCGCCGCCCACGTCCGCTCGCCCCTGTTCTTCGCACACGTCCGCGCCTCGACGGGTTCGGCCGTACAGCAGACCAACTGCCATCCGTTCCGGCACGGCCGGTGGCTGTGGATGCACAACGGGGCCATCGCGGACTTCCCGCGGCTGCAGCGGGACCTCTGCCTGGCCGTCGACCCGGCCCTCTTCCCGTCCATCGAGGGGTCCACCGACTCCGAGGTCATGTTCTACCTGGCGGTGACCTTCGGGCTGGACCAGGACGTCCCGGGGGCGGTGGCCAGGATGACCGGGCTCGTGGAGCGGCTCGGCAAGGAGCACGGCGTCGCCGAACCGGTCCAGATGACCCTGGCCATCAGCGACGGAGAGCGGCTCTGGGCATTCCGCTATTCCAGCCGGGGTGCCTCCCGGTCGCTCTTCTACAGCAGCCGCGCCGACACGATCCGCCACCTCCACCCCGAGGTGGAGTTCCTCGAGGACATCTCCGACGACTCGCGCCTCGTGGTCTCCGAGCCGCTGGGAGACCTGCCCGGAATGTGGAACGAGCTTCCCGAAGCCAGCTACACGGTGATCCCCTCCGACGGCGACCAGGACTACCTGCCCTTCTTCCCCGCACTCGACTGA
- a CDS encoding DUF5133 domain-containing protein, with amino-acid sequence MATTPCSARDALRILATAADLAHVAVQDLAAAVTATSCGTALPARLERALRRAVEAARTHGPAGAPRDAGLAPNPARTEEVLTRLRGCQARLAASPHDPGALRAMDDTAYTLCVLMGRPTALQAIAAAEEQLAATG; translated from the coding sequence ATGGCCACGACCCCCTGCTCGGCGCGCGACGCGCTGCGCATCCTCGCGACGGCCGCGGACCTGGCCCACGTCGCCGTGCAGGACCTCGCGGCCGCGGTGACCGCCACCTCGTGCGGCACCGCCCTCCCGGCCCGCCTCGAACGCGCCCTGCGCCGCGCCGTCGAGGCCGCCCGGACCCACGGCCCGGCGGGCGCGCCCCGCGACGCCGGGCTCGCGCCGAATCCGGCCCGGACCGAGGAGGTGCTGACCCGGCTGCGCGGCTGCCAGGCCCGCCTCGCGGCCTCCCCGCACGACCCCGGGGCCCTGCGGGCCATGGACGACACCGCGTACACCCTGTGCGTACTCATGGGCAGGCCCACCGCCCTCCAGGCCATCGCCGCCGCGGAGGAACAGCTCGCCGCGACGGGGTAG
- a CDS encoding DUF6328 family protein: MVNGTDQQGRDESPEERADRQWQELVQEIRVAQTGVQILFGFLLTVVFAPVFASLAQTEKTIYVVTVVLGSLATGALIGPVAFHRLVSGRRIKPEAVAWAARLTSTGLVLLLATCTSALLLVLRVATDNALATWLVSGVFTWYVLCWFLLPLWARIRYTANR; encoded by the coding sequence ATGGTGAACGGCACGGACCAGCAGGGACGCGACGAGTCGCCGGAGGAGCGCGCGGACCGGCAGTGGCAGGAGCTCGTCCAGGAGATACGGGTCGCTCAGACGGGTGTCCAGATCCTGTTCGGATTCCTGCTCACAGTGGTCTTCGCCCCGGTGTTCGCGTCGCTCGCGCAGACCGAGAAGACGATCTACGTGGTGACGGTGGTCCTGGGCTCCCTGGCGACCGGCGCCCTGATCGGCCCCGTGGCCTTCCACCGCCTCGTCTCGGGGCGCAGGATCAAGCCCGAGGCCGTCGCGTGGGCCGCGCGCCTGACCTCCACCGGTCTCGTGCTGCTGCTGGCCACCTGTACCTCGGCCCTGCTGCTCGTCCTCAGGGTCGCGACCGACAACGCCCTCGCTACGTGGCTCGTCAGCGGGGTGTTCACCTGGTACGTGCTGTGCTGGTTCCTGCTGCCCCTGTGGGCACGCATCCGCTACACCGCCAACCGCTGA